Proteins encoded by one window of Acuticoccus sp. MNP-M23:
- the ggt gene encoding gamma-glutamyltransferase, producing MSTHDGWRAHSPVSFDCEKAAASGRSVVVANHPLGTAAGVEMLAAGGNAVDAAVATLFALTVVEPMMVGIAGGGLSHVRLPDGRHHVIDAMSVSPADTHPAIFEPVSDEPARRMETVNRRSAYGPSAVAVPGNLVGWTKLHGTYGKLPFSDLLEPAIRLARRGFQATHYLAGAVGECAADIAADEAMASVFMPDGQLPSAGTRIVQNDYAESLRLIQTMGACALHDGPLGDALVSRIHNDDETDGWLREEDLYNYEAVVRTPIVGNYRGFEVVGPPPPASSGVHVAQMLNMIEHFDVRGEGFGTPAALSALVSVLGVAMADRAAFSGDPAFVDVPVERLISKEYAAQCWAQIKAGAREQTMAHTPESANTTHITVADRDGMIVTATHTINGIFGARFMVPEAGFIPNNYMMNFDPHPGRALSVAPGKRVPTSMAPMIVRQNGKPVFALGLPGGVRIFPSAFQSILNLLDHRMSVQEAVEAPRLWTDGHEVEVEALYGEPAADALRSGGHALKVVPHIGGGMNAVSFGPDGVATGAACWRADGTVGAIGGGLARPGVRFWPGRSPDQGEPLSEAKPPRNAGPVGEASH from the coding sequence GTGAGCACGCATGACGGCTGGAGGGCGCACTCACCTGTGTCGTTTGACTGCGAGAAGGCGGCAGCATCCGGGCGCTCGGTGGTGGTTGCAAACCATCCGCTGGGCACGGCGGCTGGCGTTGAAATGCTGGCTGCCGGCGGCAACGCCGTGGACGCTGCGGTCGCAACGCTGTTTGCGCTGACGGTTGTCGAGCCGATGATGGTTGGCATTGCGGGCGGCGGCCTGTCGCACGTGCGCCTGCCTGACGGGCGCCATCACGTGATCGATGCGATGAGTGTCAGCCCTGCCGACACGCATCCCGCAATCTTCGAGCCAGTGTCGGACGAGCCGGCCCGCCGGATGGAAACGGTGAACCGCCGCTCCGCTTACGGCCCGAGTGCGGTGGCCGTGCCTGGCAATCTGGTCGGCTGGACCAAACTGCACGGCACCTACGGCAAGCTCCCCTTCTCCGACCTGCTGGAGCCTGCGATCCGGCTTGCGCGGCGCGGCTTTCAGGCGACGCATTATCTGGCCGGGGCGGTTGGCGAGTGCGCTGCCGACATTGCCGCCGACGAGGCGATGGCCAGCGTCTTCATGCCCGATGGCCAATTGCCTTCGGCCGGCACCCGCATCGTCCAGAACGACTACGCGGAGAGCCTGCGCCTCATCCAGACCATGGGCGCCTGCGCGCTGCACGACGGCCCGCTCGGCGACGCTCTGGTGTCCAGAATCCATAACGACGACGAGACCGACGGGTGGCTGCGCGAGGAAGACCTCTACAATTATGAAGCGGTCGTGCGCACGCCCATCGTCGGCAACTATCGCGGCTTCGAGGTGGTCGGCCCGCCGCCGCCCGCGTCGTCCGGTGTGCACGTCGCCCAGATGCTCAACATGATTGAGCATTTTGACGTGAGAGGCGAAGGTTTCGGCACGCCAGCGGCTCTTTCCGCCCTGGTCAGCGTGCTGGGCGTTGCGATGGCGGACCGTGCGGCCTTCAGCGGCGATCCGGCGTTTGTGGACGTGCCGGTGGAACGGCTCATCTCCAAAGAATATGCCGCGCAATGCTGGGCGCAGATCAAAGCCGGGGCGCGCGAGCAGACGATGGCCCACACGCCCGAATCGGCCAACACCACCCACATCACCGTGGCCGACCGGGACGGGATGATCGTCACGGCGACCCACACCATCAACGGCATCTTCGGCGCCCGTTTCATGGTGCCGGAAGCCGGCTTCATCCCCAACAATTACATGATGAATTTCGATCCGCATCCGGGTCGTGCGCTGTCGGTGGCACCGGGCAAGCGCGTCCCCACGTCCATGGCGCCGATGATCGTGCGGCAGAACGGCAAACCGGTCTTTGCGCTGGGGTTGCCGGGCGGCGTGCGCATCTTTCCATCCGCCTTCCAGTCGATCCTCAATCTTCTGGACCACCGCATGTCCGTGCAGGAGGCGGTGGAGGCGCCGCGCCTGTGGACCGACGGCCATGAGGTGGAGGTCGAGGCGCTCTATGGCGAGCCGGCAGCCGATGCGCTGCGTTCCGGCGGCCATGCGCTAAAGGTGGTGCCCCACATTGGCGGCGGCATGAACGCGGTGTCCTTTGGCCCGGACGGTGTGGCGACGGGGGCGGCGTGCTGGCGCGCGGACGGAACGGTTGGCGCCATTGGCGGCGGCCTTGCCCGCCCCGGCGTGCGCTTCTGGCCCGGCCGCTCGCCTGACCAGGGGGAACCGCTTTCCGAAGCCAAACCCCCGCGCAACGCGGGACCCGTCGGCGAGGCCTCGCACTGA
- a CDS encoding TRAP transporter small permease — protein MTDTSAPAKQGRPALDLFMPLRIAITLGLIVVVILTLAQIFFRFVLDSPLIWSEELARLLIVWITFIGAAVACWDGRHLNIDVGFGALPLVARSVVRLINAALSVGFCILLISPTLRLVKIENFSEMGALELPSGIVRLPVAVGAVFMALAIVLRLVYRRRRTARTRENFLKDAM, from the coding sequence ATGACAGACACCAGCGCGCCAGCGAAACAGGGCCGCCCGGCGCTCGATCTGTTCATGCCGCTGCGCATTGCGATCACCCTCGGGCTCATCGTCGTCGTCATTCTGACGTTAGCGCAGATCTTCTTTCGCTTCGTGCTCGACAGTCCGCTGATCTGGAGTGAGGAGCTGGCGCGGCTTCTGATCGTGTGGATCACGTTCATCGGCGCTGCCGTCGCCTGCTGGGACGGCCGCCATCTCAACATCGACGTTGGCTTCGGCGCGTTGCCTCTGGTGGCGCGGAGCGTCGTGCGGTTGATCAATGCCGCGCTCTCGGTGGGGTTCTGCATCCTTCTCATCTCGCCCACCCTGCGGCTGGTGAAGATCGAGAATTTTTCCGAAATGGGGGCGCTTGAGCTTCCGTCCGGCATCGTCCGGCTGCCGGTTGCAGTGGGGGCCGTGTTCATGGCGCTCGCCATCGTGCTGCGCCTCGTCTATCGCCGCCGCCGCACTGCCCGCACCCGCGAAAATTTCCTGAAGGACGCGATGTGA